CCGTCGTAATAACGATACCGGCCCGTGGGCGGCCGCGCATTCCACAGTTCTTCGACGAACCGATGCGAACGTTCGTGCGTTGCCGCAAGACTCGCCACTGCATTCATCGCCACAATCCCCACGGTGTGGTCGGCACCCAGCATCTGACCCGACAGCGTGAAGCGGCTCCCGTATTTATCGATTCCCTGTTGCTCGAAGAACTTTTGAATTCGATCGCTCAACTCGCATGCTCTTCGATCTTTTCCGAACCACGCCCAATCCATTGACCAGTTCATTGCAGTGCGCCAGGCGTCGAATTGAAATTTGTCGCTGTCGCGGCTCCATGGCGCGCGCCAGGGTGTGCCGTCAAAGTTCGCGTACTCTGGGGTCAGGCCCGTCTGCGGATGCGCTGCACGTTGAAAGAAGTCGCGGCTGACAGCCGCAGCACGCCGCCAGAACTCGCGATCGCGGTCAGGTCCCCACAACGCCCAGAGTTCGTAAAACGCGGGAAGATGATACGATGGATCGGTATGATTCCTGTTCGGAAAATCCGGGGTGAACCGAACCATCGCCCGCTCTGGATCAAAAATCGTCACGCCGGTTTGCACCCCTGAAACCGTGCGGCCGGCAATCATCTCCCGATGCAGGAAGTCCTGGAGCAGCTGATCCGCCTGCGCGCCGTATTCATGAATTCCCCTGCCATCACCCCAGCGATGCGACGCAAAGTAGAGCGACGTTGCAAAGTATTCCTCCCCGTCCGGCGCAGGCATCTCGTCGTTCGGAAGACCGTTCGTTTTCATCGACCATGCAAAGTATCCATGGGCCGGGTGATTGGACGCGCTGTGATACATGAAGCTCCTGGCCCAATTCCAGATGGCGTCAAACTCCGCCTTTCGATTCAACTGCACGGCGATCATCATTCCGTACGACATGCCTTCGGAGCGCACGTCGTTGTTGTTGATGTCGCATATGTAAGCCAGCGGGCCGTTCTGGTTCGTCCCGGCAGGAAAGTAAACCGCCTCGGAGTCGGCTTTTCCAAAGAACAATTGTTGAAAAGCTCCATCGATCTTCGCGCGGATCGCATTGGAGGAATATCCCCTCTCCAGAAACAGGTTGCGGTGGTGCCCTGATTCAAACGCGCTCGTCAGGGCGCCTTGCCGAGAAGGTTGCGTCGGAGTGGAAGTGGATGCTCGACACGACCAGGCCGCGCATGCGCACGCGCACAGCACGCCGAGGACGGCATTGCGAACGGGGTTCGACATCCGTGGCAGCAGTCGGAACATTCCGGAAATCTAACAGGGCGAAACCCCACGAGGGAATGGAGGATTCTGCGATTTGGATGCAATCGCTCG
The Verrucomicrobiia bacterium genome window above contains:
- a CDS encoding glycosyl hydrolase family 8 is translated as MSNPVRNAVLGVLCACACAAWSCRASTSTPTQPSRQGALTSAFESGHHRNLFLERGYSSNAIRAKIDGAFQQLFFGKADSEAVYFPAGTNQNGPLAYICDINNNDVRSEGMSYGMMIAVQLNRKAEFDAIWNWARSFMYHSASNHPAHGYFAWSMKTNGLPNDEMPAPDGEEYFATSLYFASHRWGDGRGIHEYGAQADQLLQDFLHREMIAGRTVSGVQTGVTIFDPERAMVRFTPDFPNRNHTDPSYHLPAFYELWALWGPDRDREFWRRAAAVSRDFFQRAAHPQTGLTPEYANFDGTPWRAPWSRDSDKFQFDAWRTAMNWSMDWAWFGKDRRACELSDRIQKFFEQQGIDKYGSRFTLSGQMLGADHTVGIVAMNAVASLAATHERSHRFVEELWNARPPTGRYRYYDGMLYLMGLLHCSGEFRIWKP